GTTGATTAGCTCTAAAACCTTCTTAGCTTCCCCGAAGGGCTGCTTTCTAGTGGACGATGCAGTTTTCCCTTTAGGTCTACTTCCCTATACATACTGGATTTCCGCCATCTGTTTGTGCCAGGAAGAGAGTATAAAGCCAACACACATTAAAAGCGCATTCACATCATCCAAATTTTTGTTTCTATCATAACAATGTTGACTTCTGTGGCACCTTTCACCtaagcatctcaaagcactttacaaatatacagatagggaaaatgagacagagagagaagatgggaCTTGTGATACAGCAAGTGAGTGGCAAAAATAGAAttcaagagtcctggctcccagttcccctATTCTCTGAACTCCATTAGCATCCATGGAATGAcctgtgtgagaggagaatcatggCCTCTAGAGTACATTTCTTAACTACCTCAAAATCCACAGAGTACAAGACATAGCTGTATATAATGCCTTACTGTCATCAGAGAGCTGTATTTCACACTTACATCATCATAGAtgtgaaatatacatttttaaaatgtgagataaacagaaggtggtccaataaaagatattacctcacccaccatgtgtcTTGAAtaacctgggaccaacatggctacagcagcATGGCAAACAAAAGATAAACCCTGGACAGTATATATAGGATTTTCACCGATATCACTTCAgtatgccaaaaaaaaacaaaaacaaacccaaaacaaacaaactaaaatcTGCTGTACAATGATTGGCTGAAttacctctgatgtcacaatCCCACCACTCGACTGTCTTAAAATCAAATGGTAAATTTAAACAATGTGTTTCTTTCCCTGTGGTGCGAAGCACTAGCAAATCAAAAGATGAACTGAGCAAAACCAGCAGATCATAAGGAGCAAATTTGGAGTGCCCAAAGGAAACAGGATTCCCTGGATCCTGAACGGCTCAGACTTCAGGTCActgagcagagagaaaagaaagcatttcAAAATCCATCCACCTTTCATTTGGGATGGTGAATTATTACGAAGTTTTAGGACTTCACCAAAAAGCCTCACAAGATGACATTAAAAAGTCCTACCGTAAACTTGCGTTAAAATGGCACCCTGATAAGAATCCTAACaacaaggaggaggcagagaagaaattCAAAGCCATAGCTGAGGCATACGAGGTTTTATCCGATCCCCAAAAACGTTCCATTTATGACAGATCTGGAAAGGAAAGTCggcagagaggaggcagaggtgcAACTGGAGGCCACTTCCACAGCCCATTTGATTCGGAATACATATTCCGTAACCCAGAAGAGATTTTCAGGGAATTttttgcaggaatggatcccTTTGCACATGATTTCTGGGACATTCCATTTGATGGAAATGTGGGTGAAAACAGAAACAGAACTCATGGAAGAGGAGCTAGCTTTGCCGGCTTTGATGTATTTCCTGATCTTATGGAATCATTTATGTCATTTGATTCAGTCAGCCCTGGTGAGCACACTACATTCTCCTGCAGGTCCTTTGGAGGAGACACTAGTGGGTCAAACAATTTCAGATCAgtctcaacttccactgaagtggTCAATGGTAGAAGAATCACTACCAGAAAAATCATTGAGAATGGACAAGAAAGAACTGAAGTTGAGGAAGATGGGCAGCTGAAGTCCATAAAAATCAATGGAAGAGAACAGCTGAAATGCTAGCAACTCACCGCACACCTGTGCAGAAATGTTACCAGCAAACTGTTTGGAAGATCTCACTTGTGGACTCTTGTTCATAAAATGGGATCCAATATAAGCAGTACGAATAAACAGCTTCATTGAGTTCATGACACAATTGTTACAGACTTCTGCATTACTTGGAACACTATTTCACAGATAAAGGTATAGAGGCATGCTGTTCAAACTGGCTATGATTTTAGTAAACCTAGAATAAATGGatctcagtttttcagaaataaatACTGCAAGGGTAAGTCTTCCTGGATTACCAAACAGACTAAGTATGTTAGTATTGGGGGACTGGATGGCCCAAGGGATTGCTTACGAGTGAGACAGTCTTTCATTTCTAGGCTGCAAGTTGGGGCTAGTGCAAGCTTTTTGGTGAtccatgtgaaatgagttggtggaaCCACTGCAGTAGACAGATGTTCAACATCACAAGTGATAGCTATATTAATACTCTTAACATAGCCACCAAGAACTGAAATGTCATGGAGCCTGCAATCCTCTTTCACCCCTAGAAATGGACTGTTCTTGTTAAGGTTAAGGCATGTTGGTAAGGCCTAATAGAAACTTGTGCTAACACAGTACCTACCTTGCAGATAACTAGAGAATGTCAGTCCTTCAAGGTGCAGTATTCACTTGCACTAAATTCACACTATTTTACAAAACCATATTCACAGAAAACTCTTCATAAAAATGGTTGAGAACAGAAGATAAGGTTCCGTTAGCCACCCCCAGCATATCATGGAATTACAACAGGCGAACCTGTGGAAGTACAGTTTGGTAGTGAGAAACATTAAGAAGAACAAGTTATCTTtcagctatattaaaaaaaagggggtATTGTAGGACCTACTGAAAATTGCAAGGGGGAGAGCTGGATACTGGGAATATTTGAGGAGATGAACTAAGCAGAGGGATGATGAATATATGCATGGATGTAGGGACAGATATGGCACTGGTAGCCAAATACCATTGCGTTCACAAAATTAAACACTGGAACTCAGTTCATCAGGCCTGGATGAGTTACACCTCAGTCTGTTAAGCACCAATACATGTGAAGGTGACCTGTGATATCCTTTTCTTTAAAAGGATAAAAAGTTTAACCAGGAAAACATAATAGGCCAGTTAATCAAACTTAATATACTCAGCACTTAATGTTCAATGTGCATTATGAACATTCATTAATTATCACAACCTGCCTGTGACCAGGTGAGTATTAtccgcattttacagatggggaaacaaataCAGAGAGGTTACGAGACTTGCCAAAAGTGACACAGCTGGTGGCTATCAGGACTAAAATTCAGACgtttcagcctcctcatgtcaaACTCCAGTAAAGTTTAAATTAGGAAAGCAAACTAGGAAATGGTTGAGGGAATGTAACATGAGTATATGGGAAGTGAGGCATTTGGgatttaaaaatcataagatgATCTTGCTAGACAAGGCAATGGAATTTACTGCTAATGAAAGGGAGTTAGCAATTCATGTCAGCAACAACAAGGAAGGGAATTTTGAGAATACGTTGCTCAGTTGCTGTGAAGGAGAATAGTAGGTTATCAGGCTATATCAGAAGtatataaaacaaattattataCTATTGTACAAGGCCACGATGGTGAGGTACCAGTTGGAGCCC
This genomic window from Chelonoidis abingdonii isolate Lonesome George chromosome 17, CheloAbing_2.0, whole genome shotgun sequence contains:
- the DNAJB8 gene encoding dnaJ homolog subfamily B member 8 — encoded protein: MVNYYEVLGLHQKASQDDIKKSYRKLALKWHPDKNPNNKEEAEKKFKAIAEAYEVLSDPQKRSIYDRSGKESRQRGGRGATGGHFHSPFDSEYIFRNPEEIFREFFAGMDPFAHDFWDIPFDGNVGENRNRTHGRGASFAGFDVFPDLMESFMSFDSVSPGEHTTFSCRSFGGDTSGSNNFRSVSTSTEVVNGRRITTRKIIENGQERTEVEEDGQLKSIKINGREQLKC